The DNA window TGCTCAGGGCATGGCCTCCACCGTCGCCTCCCCCGCCGTCCCGCTGCCCCGCGTCCCGGCCGAGGAGGCCGGGTGCGCCGCGGGCACCGCGTACGCCTCCTGGTACGAGCGCGTGCTCGGCTGGCCGGTGGCGGGCGGCCCGCCCGTACAGCTCGCCACGGGGTCCCGGTTCGACGTCCTGGAGCTGCCGTCCGATGCGGGGACGGCGCTCCTGCGCAGGCCGGTCGACACGGGCCCGGTCGCCCTCATGGGGCGCAGGATGCGGTTCCTGGTGGCCGCGGGGAGCGCGGAGGAGCTCGACGGGCTGCTGGACTGGCTCGAGTGGGGCGGGGTCGCCCTGGACCTCACCGCGCTGGGTGCGGGCGGCCGGATCACCGCCCCGGCTCCCCCGGGGCAGTCCCCCGGCCCTCGGGAGGCCGCCGTCTGGCTGCGACCCCCCGAGCAGGGGTGCGAGGCACTGCTGCCCGCCCTGCCGGGTTCCCCCGGGCCGGGCGCCGGGCCCGATCTCGTACGCCTGGTGGCGGCGGCGGCGACGGAATGCCACCGCGCCCGCCTGCGGCGCCGGGCGACGCGGCGCGGTCAGCCCTTGGCCTTCTCGTAGGCCTCGCGGATCTCGGCCGGGACGCGGCCGCGGTCGTTCACGTTGTAACCGTTCTCCTTCGCCCACGCGCGGATCTCGGCGGTGTCCGGGTTTCCGGTCGCGGCCGAGGCGCGGCCCTTGGCGCGGGCGGCGGTCGCGCGCCCGCCGGTGCGGCGGCCGCCCTTGGTGTACGGGTCGAGCAGACCGCGGAGCTTTTCAGCGTTGGCGGTGGTGAGGTCGATCTCGTAGGTCTTGCCATCCAGAGCGAACGTCACCGTCTCGTCCGCCTCGCCGCCGTCGAGGTCGTCGACAAGAAGGACCTGAACCTTCTGTGCCACCGGGATTTCCTTTCATCGAAAAGCAGTACGCGGAAAGGAAACCGCTTTTGCCTGGAAAACACAAACCCCCGGGGAGAGGTTCAGGACGGCAACGAGGCGGGAAACGTGCGCGATTCGGACATAGGCCACAGGCGCGCGGAGCGCCCGAAAAGCCGGGGCCATCGATCAGAGGTGCAGAAGCATCCGACTGTTACCCAAGGTGTTCGGCTTCACTCGTTCGAGACCGAGGAACTCTGCGACACCCTCGTCATAGGAACGCAGGAGCTCCATGTAGACATCGGTCTCGACCGGGGTCTCGCCGATCTCGACGAAGCCGTGCTTCGCGAAGAAGTCGACTTCGAAGGTCAGACAGAAAACCCGGCTCACCCCGAGCTCGCGGGCCGTCCGCAACAACTGCTCCAGCACCAGATGACCGACGCCGGCGCCCTTGAGGTCGCGGTCGACGGCGAGAGTGCGTACTTCGGCGAGGTCTTCCCACATCACGTGGAGAGCGCCGCAGCCGACCACCTGGCGGTCGGAGTCGCGTTCCGCGACCCAGAACTCCTGGATGTCCTCGTAAAGGACGACAGGTGCTTTGTCGAGCAGGATCCGCTGCTGCACGTACTGGTCGAGCAGGCGGCGCAGCGCTGGAACATCACCGGTGCGGGCACGGCGGATCGTCACTGTTTCTGCATGTGCGGCGGAAAACTCTCCCATGGGCCCGGACGCTATCGCCCCGGGCCCTCCGCACGCTCGCCGGACTCCCCTTCGGCCGCTGCGGGCCCGGCCGGTGCGGCCGCCTCCGCCGCTTCCGCCGCTTCGTCGTCGTGCTGGACGATCCGGACGGCGTCCCGGAGGGCTTCCCGCTGTTCCGCCGACATCATGCCGAAGAAGGCGACGAGTGCGGCCGCGGGGTTGTCACTGGTCGACCACGCTTCGTTCATCAGTGCGGCCGAGTATGCGGCGCGGGTGGAGACCGCCGTATATCGATAGGCGCGGCCTTCCGCTTCCCGGCGGACCCAGCCCTTCTGATGAAGATTGTCCATAACGGTCATGACCGTGGTGTACGCGATGGACCGTTCCTGCTGGAGGTCTTCCAGCACTTCCCGAACGGTGACCGGGCGGTTCCACTGCCACACCCGCGTCATGACGGCGTCTTCGAGTTCTCCCAAGGGGCGAGGCACAACAGCACGATAGTGCGGCTTGTGGGTAATTGCCCGACTATTCGCGCGGCAACGCGCGACAAAATCCGGGGCCCCGGGGGGACCCCGGACCCGGGCGGTCAGTTGCGGGACTGCCGGGCGGCCTCGGCCCGTGCGATCACGGCGTCGACCGCCTCGTCCTCCTTGGCCTTGTTGGCGCCGCCCTGGGTCTTCACGATCGTCACGACGAGAGCGATGAAGAACGCGGCCATCACGATGGGGGGCACGAGCGCGGAAACGTAGTCCATGCCCCTCAGCGTAGCTAGCCGGCGGCCCGGCCCTCCGCCGGGGGCGGGGTCGGCTTGCGGCGTGGCGGGAAGACCTCGCCGGGCGTCGGGATCGGCCGCGGGGGCTCCTCCGGCTGCGGCGGCTCCCCGGGCCGGGGCTTCGGGGCCGGCTCCTCCCGGCCGCCGGCCATGGCCAGCAGCCGGGTCCGGGGCGCGGGCGCGGTCGACAGCCGCCGGCGTACGGAGCGCTCCAGGAGGTCCTGGGCCCGGTCCAGCAGCGCGGCGGCGGCCGGGTCGGCCCGCAGGGCGCGCAGGGCGGCCAGGTCGTCGGGGGCGGGCTCGTACCCGGCCGCCAGGGCGTCCTGGAGCAGTTCCAGGTACCCGCGGAGGCTGCCCGGCAGGGCGCCCCGGTAGCGGGCCAGATCCGCCAGGAGGAAGGCTCTGAGCCGGGCCGCCTCCTGGACCGCGTCGTCCACCGACCGCGCGAGGCGCAGGCAGTCCTGGACCTCCGAGGCATCGAGGGGGGCCGAGGAGGACTGAAGGGCGTGGGCGAGCGAGCGCCTGAGCACGTGCAGCTCGGCGGCACTGAACGCCATGCCGCCGCGGGATCCATAGGGCGTGGGCATGGGCCGAAGATACGCGCTAATCGGACAAAACCCCCTTTAGCGCGGCCGGTCGGTCAACCGCTCTCTTTGACGGCGGCCAGGAAATCGACCCAGGCCGCCTGGGTCGTGGCGAGCACGAGGTGGGCGGGATCGGCGCGGTCGGCGACGCGCACGAGGGTGCCGGGGGCGGCGGAAACGTAGACGCAGGCGTCTTCCTTCTCGCCGCAGAACGAGGACTTCTGCCACAGGGGCCGAGCGGTCATGGTGTCTCCTCGCGGGTGTTCCAGTGGGGGGACGGTATCTCCGCGACCGGTCCCCGCCGGTGTCTTTAACGCAATTCGGCGATTCCCCGGTTCCCGCCCGGGGCCGCGGTGTACCGCCGCGCGGGCACGGGGGCCCGGGGCGGGCGATGCGGCTACAGGCGGGCGGCGAAGGCCGCGACGGCTTCGGCGACCTCCGTGCCGGTCCAGGTCAGGCCCGGTTCCGTGACCTCTACCTCGGTCACCGAGAGCCCGGGGACGGGCGCGGGGAACCAGCGGCGGAAGAGGACCCGGCCCGTCTCCTGCGCGACGCGGACCGACGCCTCGGTCAGACGGTCCGGGTCGTACGGGAGCCAGACCTGGAACTGGTGGGTGTGCGGGGGCTCGGGGTGCACCCGGGACCACGGGATCCCGGCCTCCGCGAACGCCGGCCCCAGTGCCGCCGCCACCCGCCGCGCCTGCTCCACGTACGACGGCAGCCGCGGCAGCTCCCGCTCCAGCCCGGCCAGCGCGGCCAGGGCCTGCGGGAACTGCCGGAAGATCCGGCCGCCGTACCGGTGGCGCCAGACCCTGGTCTCCTCCACGAAGGCCCGCGGCCCGGCCAGCGCCGCCCCGCTCAGGCCGCCGAGCGACTTGTAGAACGAGACGTACACCGAGTCGGCGAGCCCCGCGATCTCCGCCAGCGGCCGTCCGAAGTGCACCGTGGACTCCCACAGCCGCGCCCCGTCGAAGTGGACCACCGCCTCCCGCTCCCGGGCCGCCCCGACCAGCGCCTCCAGCTCCTCCCAGGTGGGCAGGACGAAGCCCGCGTCCCGCAGGGGCAGCTCCAGCATCAGCGTGCCGAACGGCTCCGCGAGCCCCGCGACCTCCTCCGCCGTGGGCTGGCGCGCCTCGGTCGTCGCGTGCGCCGCCCGCAGCCCGGCGACCGCCGACAGCGCGCCGCCCTCCCACCGCTCGGGGTGGCTCATCGGGTGCAGCGCCACCACCGGGTTCCCGGTCCGCCCGGCCCAGCAGCGCAGGGCGACCTGCTGCGCCATGGTCCCGCTGGGGAAGAAGGCCGCGTCCTCGGTGCCCAGCAGCCCCGCGACCCGCCGCTCCAGCTCGGCGACCACGCCGTCCCCGTAGAGGTCGGCCGGCCGGTCCATGTCGTACGGGGCTTCGGCGAGCGGCGCCAGCAGCTCCGCCACCGTGGCGTCCCGCAGGGACCGGGAGAGCATCCGCCCGGCCCCGCGCCATGCCGCCGCCTGCCGCTTCTCCCGCTCGGTGTCCTCGTTGTCCTCGCTCATGGCTCACGATCATCGCCGACCGGCCGAGGGCCCAGGAGCTAGCATGGCGGCGTATCGTCCGGTACCCCCCGCGGACTGGAACGGAAGGCCCTCACCGCGTGAATCCCTCACAGCAGCCACGCCCTGCCCGGCTGGCGGTCGGTGTCGTCGGAGCCGGCCGGGTCGGCCCCGCGCTGGCCCGCGCGCTCCAGCAGGCCGGGCACCGTCCCGTCGCCGTGTCCGGCGTCTCCGACGCCTCGGTGCGCCGCGCCGCGCGGATGCTGCCCGACGTCCCGCTCGTCCCGCCCGCGCAGGTGTTCGAGAACGCCGATCTGGTCCTCCTGACCGTGCCGGACGACGCGCTGCCCTCCCTGGTGGAGGGGCTCGCCGAGACCGGGGCGATCCGCCCCGGACAGCTCCTCGTCCACACCTCCGGCCGGTACGGGACCGCCGTGCTCGACCCGGCGCGCCGGGCGGGGGCCCTGCCGCTGGCCCTGCACCCCGCGATGACCTTCACCGGCACCGAGGTCGACGTGCAGCGGCTGGCCGGCTGCTCCTTCGGCGTCACCGCCCCCGGGGAGCTGCGGCTCGCCGCCGAGGCCCTGGTCATCGAGATGGGCGGGGAGCCCGAGTGGATCGCGGAGGAGAACCGCCCGCTCTACCACGCGGCCCTCGCGCTCGGCGCGAACCACCTGGTCACCCTGGTCGCCCAGGCCATGGAGCTGCTGGACATGGCCGGGGTCGCGCACCCCGACCGGATGCTCGGCCCGCTGCTCGGCGCGGCCCTCGACAACGCGCTGCGCTCCGGGGACGCGGCCCTGACCGGCCCGGTGGCCCGCGGTGACGCCGGCACGGTCGCCGCCCACGTCTCGGAGCTGCGCAGGCACGCGCCCGGCGCCGTCGCCGGATACCTGGCCATGGCCCGCACCACCGCCGACCGGGCCCTCGCGCACGGACTACTCAAGCCCGAACTCGCCGAGGACCTGCTCGGCGTGCTCGCCGACACGGACCCGGAAGGGGGCACCGCCCCGTGAGCGGACTACTGCTCGACACCGCCGCGGAGCTCCGCGGGCTCCCGCGCACCGGCCGCCGGGCCGTCGTGATGACCATGGGCGCCCTGCACGAGGGCCACGCCACGCTGATCCGCTCGGCCCGCGAGCTGGCCGGGCCGCAGGGGCAGGTCGTCGTCACCGTCTTCGTCAACCCCCTGCAGTTCGGGGCGAACGAGGACCTGGACCGCTACCCGCGCACCCTCGACGCCGACCTCGCGATCGCCGAAGGGGCGGGCGCCGACGCGGTGTTCGCCCCCTCCGTCGACGAGGTCTACCCGGGCGGCGACCCGCAGGTGCGCATCAGCGCCGGCCCGATGGGCGAGCGCCTCGAAGGGGCCACCCGCCCCGGGCACTTCGACGGAATGCTGACCGTCGTCGCGAAGCTGCTCCACCTCACCCAGCCCGACCTGGCCCTCTTCGGCCAGAAGGACGCCCAGCAACTGGCCCTGATCCGGCGGATGGTGACCGACCTGAACTTCCCCGTGGAGGTGGTCGGCGTACCGACCGTCCGCGAGGAGGACGGGCTCGCGCTGTCGTCCCGCAACCGCTACCTCTCGCCCGCCGAGCGGCGCACCGCCCTGGCCCTGTCCCGCGCCCTGTTCGCCGGACAGGACCGGCTCGCCGCGCAGGCCGCGCTGCGGGCCCGCGCCGAGGCCTCCCCGGCCAGCGACGAGCGGGCCACCGCCCTGGCCCGGCTCGGCGAGATCCGCGCCTCGGCCGACGCGCACGCCGTCTCGGCGGCGGGCACCGGGCTGCCGGACGCCGTACGGGCCGCCGCGGGGCACGTCCTGGAGGAGGCGGGCCGCCACGAGCCGCCGCTCGTGCTGGACTACCTGGCGCTGGTGGACCCGCAGGACTTCACCGAGGCCGGGCCCGGGTTCACCGGGCAGGCCGTGCTGGCCGTCGCCGCGAAAGTGGGCACGACCCGGCTGATCGACAACATCCCACTGGAATTCGGAGCACACTCGTGAGCACCCCAGGCAGAGGCCTCCCCCCGGGCGGCACAGGCGCGGGCGCGGGCACCGGCATACGGCTGCACGCACCCGCCCCCGGCTGGGCCCTGGACGCCGACGTCGTGGTCGTCGGATCCGGCGTCGCGGGGCTGACCGCAGCGCTGCGCTGCGCCGCCGCCGGCCGCCGTACGGTCGTGGTCACCAAGGCCCGGCTCGACGACGGATCGACCCGCTGGGCCCAGGGCGGCATCGCCGCGGCCCTCGGCGAGGGCGACACCCCCGAGCAGCACCTGGACGACACGCTGGTCGCGGGCGCGGGCCTGTGCGACGAGGCGGCCGTACGGCTGCTCGTCACCGAGGGACCGGACGCGGTGCGGCGGCTGATGGCCACGGGCGCCGTCTTCGACACCTCCGCGGAGACCGGGGAGATAGAACTGACCCGCGAGGGCGGCCACCACCGGCGCCGCATCGCGCACGCGGGCGGCGACGCCACCGGCGCCGAGATCTCCCGGGCACTCGTCGAAGCCGTGCAGGCCGCAGGGATCCGTACCGTCGAGAACGCGCTCGTCCTGGACCTGCTCCAGGACGAGCGGGGCCGCAGCGCCGGGGTCACGCTGCACGTCATGGGCGAGGGCCAGCACGACGGAGTCGGCGCCGTCCACGCACCCGCCGTGATCCTCGCGACCGGCGGCATGGGCCAGGTCTTCTCCGCGACCACCAACCCCTCGGTCTCCACCGGCGACGGGGTGGCGCTCGCCCTGCGGGCCGGCGCCGAGGTCTCCGACCTGGAGTTCGTGCAGTTCCACCCGACCGTGCTGTTCCTCGGCCCGGACGCGGAGGGCCAGCAGCCCCTCGTCTCGGAGGCGGTCCGCGGCGAGGGCGCCCACCTCGTCGACGCGGACGGCGTGCGCTTCATGGCTGGCCGGCACGAGCTCGCCGAACTGGCCCCCCGCGACATCGTCGCCAAGGGCATCATGCGGCGCATGCAGGAGCAGGGTGCGCAGCACATGTTCCTCGACGCCCGGCACTTCGGCGCCGAGATGTGGGAGCAGCGCTTCCCGACCATCCTCGCCGCCTGCCGCTCCCACGGCATCGACCCGGTGACCGAGCCGATCCCGGTCGCACCCGCCGCGCACTACGCGTCCGGCGGCGTCCGGACCGACCTGCACGGCCGCACCACCGTCCCCGGCCTGTACGCGTGCGGCGAGGTCGCCTGCACCGGCGTGCACGGCGCGAACCGGCTGGCCTCCAACTCCCTGCTGGAGGGCCTGGTCTTCGCCGAGCGCATCGCCGACGACATCACGGCCCGGGCGCTCACCGGCGGCGGCCCCGGCATACCGGTCCCCGCGACCGGCCCGCTCCAGCCCGCGCAGGCCCGGTACGAGATCCAGCGGATCATGACGGACGGCGCGGGCGTGCTGCGCTCGGCCGAGTCGCTGCGCACGGCCGCGGAGGCGCTCGAAGGCCTGTACGCCACCGCCCTGAACAACCTCGAGGCGCACGGAAAGACCGCCGAACCGGGGGTGGACACCTGGGAGGCCACGAACCTGCTGTGCGTGGCCCGGGTGCTGGTCGCCGCCGCGCGGCGGCGCGTGGAGACCCGCGGCTGCCACTGGCGCGAGGACCATCCGGACCGGGACGATGCCGCCTGGCGCCGCCACCTCGTCGTCCGGCTGTCGGCGACCGAGAAGCGGGCGCTGGTCGTCACCCCCACCGATTCCGCGGACTTCCCGTCCGTGCACGTACCCCTCAGCACCCAGAGCCTGGAGCAGTGACCGTGAGCACCCCCGACGAACTTCCCCTGATCGACCAGAACGACGGCGGCTGCGGCGACGACTGCGCCTGCGGCGACGGCGAGGAGACCGGCCTGGACCCGGCGCTGGCCCAGCTGCTGGCGGACGCGGGGCTGGACCCCGTCGAGGTCGAG is part of the Streptomyces subrutilus genome and encodes:
- a CDS encoding SCO3374 family protein; translation: MASTVASPAVPLPRVPAEEAGCAAGTAYASWYERVLGWPVAGGPPVQLATGSRFDVLELPSDAGTALLRRPVDTGPVALMGRRMRFLVAAGSAEELDGLLDWLEWGGVALDLTALGAGGRITAPAPPGQSPGPREAAVWLRPPEQGCEALLPALPGSPGPGAGPDLVRLVAAAATECHRARLRRRATRRGQPLAFS
- a CDS encoding Rossmann-like and DUF2520 domain-containing protein encodes the protein MNPSQQPRPARLAVGVVGAGRVGPALARALQQAGHRPVAVSGVSDASVRRAARMLPDVPLVPPAQVFENADLVLLTVPDDALPSLVEGLAETGAIRPGQLLVHTSGRYGTAVLDPARRAGALPLALHPAMTFTGTEVDVQRLAGCSFGVTAPGELRLAAEALVIEMGGEPEWIAEENRPLYHAALALGANHLVTLVAQAMELLDMAGVAHPDRMLGPLLGAALDNALRSGDAALTGPVARGDAGTVAAHVSELRRHAPGAVAGYLAMARTTADRALAHGLLKPELAEDLLGVLADTDPEGGTAP
- a CDS encoding BlaI/MecI/CopY family transcriptional regulator, which translates into the protein MPRPLGELEDAVMTRVWQWNRPVTVREVLEDLQQERSIAYTTVMTVMDNLHQKGWVRREAEGRAYRYTAVSTRAAYSAALMNEAWSTSDNPAAALVAFFGMMSAEQREALRDAVRIVQHDDEAAEAAEAAAPAGPAAAEGESGERAEGPGR
- a CDS encoding L-aspartate oxidase; the protein is MSTPGRGLPPGGTGAGAGTGIRLHAPAPGWALDADVVVVGSGVAGLTAALRCAAAGRRTVVVTKARLDDGSTRWAQGGIAAALGEGDTPEQHLDDTLVAGAGLCDEAAVRLLVTEGPDAVRRLMATGAVFDTSAETGEIELTREGGHHRRRIAHAGGDATGAEISRALVEAVQAAGIRTVENALVLDLLQDERGRSAGVTLHVMGEGQHDGVGAVHAPAVILATGGMGQVFSATTNPSVSTGDGVALALRAGAEVSDLEFVQFHPTVLFLGPDAEGQQPLVSEAVRGEGAHLVDADGVRFMAGRHELAELAPRDIVAKGIMRRMQEQGAQHMFLDARHFGAEMWEQRFPTILAACRSHGIDPVTEPIPVAPAAHYASGGVRTDLHGRTTVPGLYACGEVACTGVHGANRLASNSLLEGLVFAERIADDITARALTGGGPGIPVPATGPLQPAQARYEIQRIMTDGAGVLRSAESLRTAAEALEGLYATALNNLEAHGKTAEPGVDTWEATNLLCVARVLVAAARRRVETRGCHWREDHPDRDDAAWRRHLVVRLSATEKRALVVTPTDSADFPSVHVPLSTQSLEQ
- a CDS encoding threonine aldolase family protein, with product MSEDNEDTEREKRQAAAWRGAGRMLSRSLRDATVAELLAPLAEAPYDMDRPADLYGDGVVAELERRVAGLLGTEDAAFFPSGTMAQQVALRCWAGRTGNPVVALHPMSHPERWEGGALSAVAGLRAAHATTEARQPTAEEVAGLAEPFGTLMLELPLRDAGFVLPTWEELEALVGAAREREAVVHFDGARLWESTVHFGRPLAEIAGLADSVYVSFYKSLGGLSGAALAGPRAFVEETRVWRHRYGGRIFRQFPQALAALAGLERELPRLPSYVEQARRVAAALGPAFAEAGIPWSRVHPEPPHTHQFQVWLPYDPDRLTEASVRVAQETGRVLFRRWFPAPVPGLSVTEVEVTEPGLTWTGTEVAEAVAAFAARL
- a CDS encoding amino-acid N-acetyltransferase codes for the protein MGEFSAAHAETVTIRRARTGDVPALRRLLDQYVQQRILLDKAPVVLYEDIQEFWVAERDSDRQVVGCGALHVMWEDLAEVRTLAVDRDLKGAGVGHLVLEQLLRTARELGVSRVFCLTFEVDFFAKHGFVEIGETPVETDVYMELLRSYDEGVAEFLGLERVKPNTLGNSRMLLHL
- a CDS encoding histone-like nucleoid-structuring protein Lsr2 is translated as MAQKVQVLLVDDLDGGEADETVTFALDGKTYEIDLTTANAEKLRGLLDPYTKGGRRTGGRATAARAKGRASAATGNPDTAEIRAWAKENGYNVNDRGRVPAEIREAYEKAKG
- the panC gene encoding pantoate--beta-alanine ligase, with amino-acid sequence MTMGALHEGHATLIRSARELAGPQGQVVVTVFVNPLQFGANEDLDRYPRTLDADLAIAEGAGADAVFAPSVDEVYPGGDPQVRISAGPMGERLEGATRPGHFDGMLTVVAKLLHLTQPDLALFGQKDAQQLALIRRMVTDLNFPVEVVGVPTVREEDGLALSSRNRYLSPAERRTALALSRALFAGQDRLAAQAALRARAEASPASDERATALARLGEIRASADAHAVSAAGTGLPDAVRAAAGHVLEEAGRHEPPLVLDYLALVDPQDFTEAGPGFTGQAVLAVAAKVGTTRLIDNIPLEFGAHS
- a CDS encoding DUF397 domain-containing protein, yielding MTARPLWQKSSFCGEKEDACVYVSAAPGTLVRVADRADPAHLVLATTQAAWVDFLAAVKESG